One window of Phycodurus eques isolate BA_2022a chromosome 17, UOR_Pequ_1.1, whole genome shotgun sequence genomic DNA carries:
- the atg101 gene encoding autophagy-related protein 101, with protein MNCRSELLEVTVEARQVEEAMLSLLHTILLHRSTGKFHYKKEGTYSIGTVGTVDIDCDFIDFTFVRVSSEELDRVIRKAVSEFKDALSISGSDGIGQISLEFFQKKKSRWPFSDECIPWEVWSIKVNVVNLANEQERQICREKVGEKLGEKVINVVEVINRHEYLPKMPTQSEVDNVFDTSLREVQPYLYKITYQITDTLGTSVSTTMRRLIKDTLAL; from the exons ATGAATTGTCGATCAGAGCTGCTTGAAGTTACAGTGGAGGCGAGGCAGGTCGAAGAAGCAATGCTGTCTTTGCTGCACACAATTCTACTGCACCGCAGCACTGGAAAGTTTCACTATAAAAAGGAAGGTACCTACTCTATCGGTACAGTTGGCACCGTGGACATCGACTGCGACTTCATCGACTTCACTTTTGTCAGAGTTTCCTCGGAGGAGCTTGACAGGGTGATCAGAAAAGCTGTGTCTGAATTTAAG GACGctttgagcatctctggaagcGATGGCATCGGTCAAATTTCCCTGGAGTTCTTCCAGAAGAAGAAGTCTCGCTGGCCTTTTTCTGACGAGTGTATTCCCTGGGAGGTGTGGAGCATCAAAGTCAACGTCGTCAACCTGGCGAACGAGCAGGAGAGGCAGATCTGCAGAGAGAAAGTGGGAGAAAAACTCGGCGAGAAGGTGATCAACGTTGTCGAGGTCATCAATCGCCACGAGTATCTGCCAAAGATGCCCACCCAATCCGAAGTGGACAATGTGTTTGACACCAGTTTGAGAGAAGTCCAGCCTTACCTCTACAAGATCACATACCAGATCACTGACACTCTCGGTACGTCTGTGAGTACCACCATGCGAAGGCTGATCAAAGATACCTTGGCACTGTGA